From Orenia marismortui DSM 5156, one genomic window encodes:
- a CDS encoding phage distal tail protein → MIKLINSKNEEMILNRYFSLNEIESTKSIKSQELVSKDGEEYQGSKYNARSFEIKGAMINTTDSELLRAEVDELYNFLQHEPIKVYRNKDIDRYISGYINSNSKNWHPLDKWVKLEFEFLAVDPFFYSSGETRGEAINNILHNFQVVNDGNIAINPTLTINFNSATTTDPIIANLENGNIIILNGNFGAGDEVIIDCERMIVTKNGSNALSIVNDEFLLDSFKLEAGRNDIEFRCENSVDMSLVLSYKNKWI, encoded by the coding sequence ATGATTAAGTTGATTAATAGCAAGAATGAAGAAATGATACTCAATAGATACTTCTCCTTGAATGAGATCGAGTCAACAAAATCTATCAAGAGTCAAGAATTAGTCAGCAAAGATGGAGAAGAGTATCAAGGGAGCAAATACAATGCTAGGTCATTTGAGATTAAAGGTGCAATGATTAATACTACTGATTCTGAGCTATTAAGAGCAGAGGTTGATGAGTTGTACAATTTCCTTCAACATGAACCAATTAAGGTATATCGTAATAAAGATATAGATAGGTATATATCGGGATATATCAATTCCAATTCTAAGAATTGGCATCCTCTCGACAAATGGGTCAAGTTAGAATTTGAATTTCTAGCAGTTGACCCATTCTTCTATTCATCGGGAGAAACCAGAGGAGAAGCAATCAATAATATACTACACAATTTTCAAGTGGTTAATGATGGTAATATAGCGATTAATCCTACTCTGACTATTAATTTCAATTCTGCTACTACCACAGACCCTATAATCGCGAATTTAGAGAATGGCAATATAATCATTCTTAATGGTAATTTTGGAGCTGGTGATGAAGTTATAATTGATTGCGAGAGAATGATAGTCACCAAGAATGGCAGTAATGCTTTGAGTATAGTTAATGATGAGTTCTTGCTTGATAGTTTCAAGCTAGAAGCAGGAAGAAATGATATAGAATTTAGATGTGAGAATAGTGTTGATATGAGTTTAGTGCTATCTTACAAAAATAAATGGATATAG
- a CDS encoding phage tail protein, which produces MQQLRLLDKDRNLLAIFDRHAGWKFESKINEASSMQINIPKNDTKLESVKLAELIRIIKGDRVITGKITKKEQGDQVVTLKAMTEEILLESNICPAQYGLVYQNVDLADFARNILKGWETLRVKYQSEWQDAIETYQVDLDTLPGKVILQKDENGQYYSDGYITLRFDSNNIENFEKWDRARWVSDNSDPVSSTIQYRTGNDTSNMGTWSAEVVGALTDQLGVALSGITDRYVDIRINLYTDDTTSADNQGQPVGVTPIAFALEIIARTTAEVQEGIIPISTGKKVKNISADNSNALELLVPACNQAGWEFEVVDGKLNLAEKLGEDRTNDFVLRNGTNINVESLGEDDSKLCNLLHAYGPGDGINRPYVKRKDDTSIGRYGHYPKTLEFDAVDKQDLEQKAQTYINAHKTPISEFKVQAIFPKENEPYFAIGDTVKVVDPESQIVTTARIMQEKRIYNDKGIEIELHLNNPRKSLYDALVGDEEKSDSDELELTVPQGLRVLPAQPGLLVYVNPYTNSRATGVEIHIGTSSGFEASSKTLIRKGQGTQWYLNKLTTGNRYYIKARSYDVDKNYSDFTEEVSAIAGFIEKQQLNPELSQDIDYAKSEADVVQANKDAWNLARDEVFPEGIENTSSITENEEEISNMLLTLNSDNDDPAQFSSIKQTAESILNIVSVLESDPEDANQYSAIKQMLNQIQLRVVKDELISQINLSPESVKIQGNRIVITGDTVVEDGALSTEKLIVGQQIPMRKPNAAQLFHFDRSFLSTDGVQAQFSDSSYQLIEGKFGKALDLQTSSMSVPLGFTNDYTIVFYFWDGSDWVYVAKRSDGRVFSWRIIELWSVWGIPGYQQEILNVEIDVSWINIDANGDLQVNAGYKIDELMIVPEVVDEDSIYSWYKSDAPFVDSQSVIGAGKGDVIISEEGIIVNNGKLQLNGSVAPDAGDVSQAAKTADWHNVTGTGKPADNADKTSENYSKDQHNFNNKSGTAGQGGVILDSQGLRSKNDQFKIDTGGNAYFGGELQAATGTFAGNVTAGGIISYGNLNISYAVANSVSSGTLIATPFTQDGYNEVEVDIVIYSDGEGVIDVKFQHNQLNTLVGGTLVGIQDVNGTWKEKFGDLGSRYSIAVELFENGVIVPCTFGATLVTENSTRIRLEVTNAHDYEGTHTIKMRMKRQAIK; this is translated from the coding sequence GTGCAACAACTAAGGTTATTAGATAAGGACAGAAATCTACTAGCTATCTTTGATCGCCATGCAGGTTGGAAATTTGAATCAAAGATTAATGAAGCTAGTTCTATGCAGATTAATATTCCTAAGAATGACACAAAGTTAGAATCAGTCAAATTAGCAGAATTAATTAGAATTATCAAAGGTGACCGAGTGATCACAGGAAAGATCACAAAGAAAGAGCAAGGCGACCAGGTTGTCACTCTGAAAGCTATGACTGAGGAAATATTACTAGAAAGCAATATCTGTCCTGCTCAATATGGCCTAGTTTATCAAAATGTAGATTTAGCTGACTTTGCAAGGAATATTCTCAAAGGATGGGAAACTCTAAGAGTCAAATATCAATCAGAGTGGCAGGATGCTATTGAGACTTATCAAGTTGATTTAGATACTCTGCCAGGTAAGGTTATTTTGCAGAAAGATGAGAATGGCCAGTATTATTCAGATGGTTATATTACTCTTAGGTTTGATTCTAATAATATAGAAAACTTTGAGAAATGGGATAGAGCCAGATGGGTAAGTGATAATTCTGACCCTGTATCCAGTACTATTCAATACCGCACTGGTAATGATACATCTAATATGGGTACTTGGTCAGCAGAAGTTGTGGGAGCATTAACAGACCAATTAGGAGTCGCTCTTTCTGGTATAACTGATAGATATGTAGATATAAGAATTAATCTATATACAGATGATACTACAAGCGCCGATAACCAAGGTCAACCCGTAGGAGTCACCCCAATAGCTTTTGCATTAGAAATTATTGCTAGGACTACAGCAGAAGTACAAGAAGGCATTATCCCTATTAGCACTGGAAAGAAAGTTAAGAATATATCTGCTGATAATAGTAATGCATTAGAGCTGTTGGTACCAGCTTGCAATCAAGCAGGCTGGGAGTTTGAGGTAGTTGATGGAAAACTTAATCTAGCAGAAAAACTAGGAGAAGACAGGACTAACGATTTCGTATTACGGAATGGTACTAACATTAATGTAGAATCTCTTGGTGAAGATGATAGCAAGCTATGTAATTTGCTCCATGCATACGGACCAGGGGATGGAATTAATCGACCTTATGTTAAAAGAAAAGACGATACCAGCATAGGTAGATATGGCCATTATCCTAAGACTCTTGAGTTTGATGCAGTGGATAAGCAAGATCTAGAACAAAAAGCTCAAACTTATATCAATGCTCACAAGACTCCGATATCTGAATTCAAAGTACAAGCTATATTTCCGAAAGAGAATGAACCATACTTTGCTATCGGAGATACAGTTAAGGTAGTAGATCCAGAATCACAAATAGTTACTACTGCTAGAATCATGCAAGAAAAAAGAATTTATAACGACAAAGGAATTGAGATAGAGTTGCATCTCAATAATCCTCGTAAGTCTCTCTATGATGCACTTGTAGGAGATGAAGAGAAGTCAGATAGTGATGAGTTGGAATTGACTGTACCTCAAGGGCTTAGAGTTTTGCCTGCTCAACCAGGTCTATTAGTGTATGTCAATCCTTATACTAATAGCCGAGCTACTGGTGTAGAAATTCACATCGGTACTAGTAGTGGGTTTGAAGCAAGTAGCAAGACTTTGATTAGAAAAGGGCAGGGGACTCAATGGTATCTTAATAAATTGACTACTGGTAATAGATATTATATCAAAGCTAGAAGTTATGATGTTGATAAGAATTATAGCGATTTTACAGAAGAAGTTTCGGCTATAGCTGGATTCATTGAAAAACAGCAACTTAATCCAGAATTATCTCAAGATATAGACTATGCTAAGAGTGAAGCTGATGTAGTCCAGGCTAATAAGGATGCTTGGAATTTGGCCAGAGATGAAGTGTTCCCAGAAGGGATAGAGAATACAAGCTCAATTACAGAAAATGAAGAAGAAATATCTAATATGCTATTAACTCTTAATAGTGATAATGATGATCCTGCTCAATTCAGTTCAATCAAGCAGACTGCCGAATCTATCCTTAATATAGTTAGTGTGTTAGAGAGTGATCCAGAAGATGCCAATCAATATTCAGCTATTAAGCAGATGTTAAATCAGATCCAACTAAGAGTAGTGAAAGATGAATTAATATCTCAAATTAACTTATCTCCTGAAAGCGTGAAGATTCAAGGGAATAGAATTGTGATTACAGGGGACACAGTAGTTGAAGATGGTGCATTGAGTACAGAAAAATTGATAGTAGGTCAGCAGATTCCTATGAGAAAGCCAAATGCAGCCCAGTTATTCCACTTTGATAGAAGTTTTCTAAGCACTGATGGAGTACAAGCTCAATTTTCAGATTCTAGCTATCAGCTTATAGAAGGAAAATTTGGGAAAGCTCTAGATTTGCAGACTAGCTCAATGTCTGTTCCTCTTGGATTCACTAATGATTATACAATTGTATTTTATTTCTGGGATGGTTCAGATTGGGTCTATGTAGCCAAGAGGTCAGATGGCAGAGTGTTTAGCTGGAGAATTATTGAGTTATGGAGTGTCTGGGGTATTCCTGGATATCAACAAGAAATTCTGAATGTTGAAATTGATGTTAGTTGGATTAATATAGATGCAAATGGAGACTTGCAGGTTAATGCAGGATATAAGATTGATGAATTAATGATAGTTCCTGAGGTAGTTGATGAAGATTCAATCTATAGCTGGTACAAGTCAGATGCACCTTTTGTGGATTCTCAGAGTGTAATCGGAGCTGGGAAAGGCGATGTGATAATAAGCGAAGAAGGTATCATTGTAAATAATGGGAAATTACAGCTTAACGGTTCTGTTGCTCCAGATGCAGGAGATGTAAGTCAAGCTGCTAAAACTGCTGATTGGCATAATGTTACAGGGACAGGAAAACCTGCTGATAATGCTGATAAAACCTCAGAAAATTACTCAAAAGACCAGCATAATTTCAACAATAAATCAGGAACAGCCGGTCAAGGCGGGGTTATACTTGACTCTCAAGGATTAAGAAGTAAAAATGATCAATTTAAAATAGATACCGGGGGTAATGCTTATTTTGGAGGTGAATTGCAAGCAGCTACAGGAACATTTGCCGGAAATGTTACAGCTGGAGGGATAATTAGTTATGGCAATCTTAATATTAGTTATGCTGTGGCTAATTCAGTATCATCCGGCACACTTATTGCCACACCTTTTACCCAAGATGGCTATAATGAAGTTGAGGTAGACATAGTTATATATTCTGATGGCGAAGGAGTTATTGATGTTAAATTTCAGCACAATCAATTAAATACTTTAGTGGGCGGTACTTTAGTAGGCATACAAGATGTAAATGGTACTTGGAAAGAAAAATTTGGGGATCTTGGGTCTAGATATTCCATTGCAGTAGAACTTTTTGAAAACGGAGTAATTGTACCCTGTACATTTGGAGCGACTTTGGTTACCGAGAATTCCACAAGAATACGTTTGGAAGTAACTAATGCTCATGATTATGAAGGGACTCATACAATAAAAATGAGAATGAAAAGACAGGCTATTAAATAA
- a CDS encoding DUF5675 family protein, which produces MNEIRVIRKEETGEATLGEIYVDGEKIGHTLEPPWRQNKANESCIPPGEYNAFIRKRGSSRWNYDVIQLEEVFNRSAVQIHIGNYPKNTRGCILVGKGKGKNAVWSSRDAFEDLMSRLGKEELKVVVEYDN; this is translated from the coding sequence GTGAATGAGATTAGAGTAATTCGTAAAGAAGAAACAGGTGAAGCTACATTGGGTGAGATTTATGTTGATGGAGAGAAAATTGGCCATACTCTCGAACCGCCGTGGAGACAGAACAAAGCTAATGAGTCTTGTATCCCTCCAGGAGAATATAATGCTTTCATTAGAAAGAGAGGGTCTAGTAGGTGGAATTATGATGTGATCCAGTTAGAGGAAGTATTTAATCGGAGTGCAGTTCAGATCCATATAGGTAATTATCCTAAGAATACTAGAGGTTGTATTTTGGTTGGCAAAGGAAAAGGCAAGAATGCAGTTTGGAGCAGTAGAGATGCTTTTGAGGATCTAATGTCTAGGCTAGGCAAGGAAGAATTGAAAGTTGTTGTAGAATATGACAACTAA
- a CDS encoding helix-turn-helix domain-containing protein, with protein sequence MNIIDEVLTISEAAEKYNKSTSTLRRNFDRGVSFKHGVDIRKSGSTWLVTKAAMEREYGE encoded by the coding sequence ATGAATATTATTGATGAAGTTTTGACCATATCAGAAGCAGCAGAAAAATATAATAAAAGTACTAGTACTTTAAGACGTAATTTTGATAGAGGTGTAAGCTTTAAACATGGAGTTGATATAAGAAAGAGTGGCAGTACCTGGTTAGTAACTAAAGCAGCAATGGAAAGAGAATATGGAGAATAA
- a CDS encoding Panacea domain-containing protein has product MGDIIPLHRGGEKMAKITYYDIADYFISFSNVTNDLITNLKLQKLVYYAQAWHVTIFKNRLFEGDFQAWVHGPVLPSLYDDYKKFRWKPIERDDLDEKSLQQIRNKIGEEKTEFMEELIEEYFTLSAYELERLTHEEEPWRKARKGLSPDQPSSREIQIRWMKEYYDKFREI; this is encoded by the coding sequence ATGGGAGATATAATCCCACTACATCGAGGGGGAGAAAAAATGGCTAAAATAACTTATTATGATATTGCGGATTATTTTATATCATTTTCTAATGTAACAAATGATTTAATTACAAATTTAAAATTACAAAAATTAGTTTATTATGCACAAGCTTGGCATGTAACGATATTTAAAAATAGATTATTTGAAGGTGATTTTCAAGCATGGGTACATGGTCCTGTACTGCCTTCTTTATATGATGATTATAAAAAATTCAGATGGAAACCAATTGAAAGAGATGATTTAGATGAAAAGTCTTTACAACAAATTAGGAATAAAATAGGTGAAGAAAAGACTGAGTTTATGGAAGAATTGATAGAAGAATATTTTACTCTTAGTGCTTATGAGTTAGAGAGGTTAACTCATGAGGAAGAGCCATGGAGAAAGGCGAGAAAAGGGTTAAGTCCTGATCAACCATCTAGTAGAGAAATTCAGATTAGATGGATGAAAGAATATTATGATAAATTTAGGGAAATCTAA
- a CDS encoding glycosyltransferase — MSKLGISKTPIKSKSNQYKRSKEEVLANLEENIAFSFKYLKFSNKFTISECDTHYFDRLLRRLQLLGRMKMEDFLDKKKYIQILRNHRTDWDKEGVTEDGFGLSLRDDISDEPWQFSATGNNKHGRVHGFIIGNVFYIVWLDYNHNLDIGKDGKWKVDLSKRTPRAKLLEEIFTPAREEVYFSNPEEINKIIDYYVEKCDECEAYIDIGQFWYHCVFCNEKTDEDLLKVNGVHICYGCLEKIKKIDVKESEESA, encoded by the coding sequence ATGAGCAAATTAGGTATTAGCAAAACTCCGATTAAATCTAAAAGCAATCAATATAAACGTTCTAAAGAAGAAGTGCTTGCTAATTTAGAAGAAAATATAGCCTTTTCCTTTAAATATCTTAAATTCAGTAATAAATTTACTATAAGCGAATGTGACACACATTATTTTGATCGACTTTTAAGAAGGCTTCAACTTTTAGGGCGGATGAAAATGGAAGATTTTCTTGATAAAAAGAAGTATATTCAAATCTTAAGAAATCATAGAACCGATTGGGATAAAGAAGGAGTAACAGAGGACGGGTTTGGCCTATCATTAAGGGATGATATATCGGATGAACCTTGGCAATTTTCTGCTACAGGTAATAATAAGCACGGAAGAGTTCATGGTTTTATTATAGGTAATGTATTCTATATAGTTTGGTTAGACTATAATCATAATTTAGATATTGGGAAAGATGGCAAGTGGAAAGTAGATCTCTCTAAAAGAACACCAAGAGCTAAATTGTTGGAAGAAATATTTACACCTGCCAGGGAAGAGGTTTATTTTAGCAATCCTGAAGAAATTAATAAAATAATAGATTATTATGTGGAAAAGTGTGATGAATGTGAAGCTTATATAGATATAGGACAATTTTGGTATCACTGTGTATTTTGTAACGAAAAAACAGATGAAGATTTATTAAAAGTTAATGGTGTACATATTTGTTATGGTTGTTTAGAAAAAATTAAAAAAATAGATGTTAAAGAGTCTGAAGAATCAGCGTAA
- a CDS encoding HipA domain-containing protein encodes MEESSYDIINLNKEKKWQKTGEAFTGKSDSYWIQNVVNRQKAILKIPKEQERENSIGYSGEHLAEKLASEIGLKLGLNMPEIDLAIYDNIECCISYSFCQAGGVELKEGREILIQDITENENRDKYTVENIVSHLHEYGLVEEFVEMMLFDALVGQQDRHEENWGILNCPGDPVNRYQFAPIYDNSSCLTREVHRYKHGINIKLYNSEHFKSYLRRSKSLIRIESNNTHTISHFDMVEYLYDKYPELCISFNDKLKGITKKEIEDIISKIPSGFILNNHRKVILKVFCARKEKIMNIIE; translated from the coding sequence ATGGAGGAAAGTAGTTATGATATAATAAATTTAAATAAAGAAAAAAAATGGCAAAAAACAGGAGAGGCTTTCACTGGTAAAAGTGACTCTTATTGGATACAAAATGTTGTTAATAGACAGAAAGCTATATTAAAGATTCCTAAAGAACAAGAACGAGAAAATTCAATTGGCTATTCTGGCGAACATTTAGCTGAAAAATTAGCTTCAGAAATAGGTTTAAAATTAGGTTTGAATATGCCTGAAATAGATTTAGCCATTTATGATAATATAGAATGTTGTATAAGTTATTCTTTTTGTCAAGCGGGCGGTGTGGAACTTAAGGAAGGTCGAGAGATTTTAATACAAGATATAACAGAAAATGAAAATAGAGATAAATATACTGTAGAAAATATAGTGAGCCATTTACATGAATATGGATTAGTAGAAGAATTTGTTGAAATGATGCTTTTTGATGCCTTGGTGGGGCAACAAGATAGACATGAAGAAAATTGGGGAATACTCAATTGTCCAGGTGATCCTGTTAATAGGTATCAATTTGCTCCTATTTATGATAATTCTTCATGTTTAACAAGAGAAGTGCATAGATATAAGCATGGTATTAATATAAAACTATATAATTCTGAGCATTTTAAATCTTATTTAAGAAGATCAAAATCATTAATAAGGATAGAATCTAATAATACTCATACTATATCACATTTTGATATGGTAGAATATTTATATGATAAATATCCCGAATTATGTATTTCTTTTAACGACAAGTTAAAAGGTATAACTAAAAAAGAAATAGAAGATATTATATCTAAGATACCTAGTGGTTTTATTTTAAATAATCATAGGAAAGTTATTTTAAAAGTCTTCTGTGCACGAAAAGAAAAAATTATGAATATAATAGAATAA
- a CDS encoding HIRAN domain-containing protein, with the protein MSKYEHNGELILTWKSPFSKERIPIGELWEESGLFKFKYIQGSDCEEGNVELAIKHGFIPFGSLENLTREYSSEEMFTSFLNRLPIDCRDNDPLKVLHETGGELATDSLKFMKKYNLKVKEVSLKMRVSGFEFIVKEEVLNTLTRYTEIILEFDKDNLYDTSSIEVLTKGSKNKLGYIPDKYKEYIIPLVENQNYNIKINNLNNKDLLIEVSGNMMGIDSNKNSSLNYDYQDMKDYLCDNPVVDESKFEGREESNFSYNNIEHNFLRTRTDISSEFVDIQSDVDFGLEAA; encoded by the coding sequence ATGAGTAAATACGAACATAATGGAGAACTTATTTTAACTTGGAAAAGTCCTTTCTCTAAAGAAAGAATTCCAATCGGAGAACTATGGGAAGAAAGTGGTTTATTCAAATTCAAATATATCCAGGGTTCTGATTGTGAAGAAGGGAATGTTGAATTAGCAATTAAACACGGTTTCATTCCTTTTGGTTCTTTAGAAAATTTAACAAGAGAATATAGTTCTGAAGAGATGTTTACATCTTTTTTAAATAGATTGCCTATTGATTGTCGCGATAATGATCCGCTAAAAGTTTTGCATGAAACAGGAGGAGAGTTAGCTACTGATTCATTGAAGTTTATGAAAAAGTATAACTTAAAAGTAAAAGAAGTTAGTTTAAAGATGAGGGTTTCTGGATTTGAATTCATTGTTAAAGAAGAGGTTTTAAATACTTTGACAAGATATACAGAAATTATTTTAGAATTTGATAAAGACAATTTATATGATACTAGTTCTATCGAAGTGTTAACAAAAGGATCTAAAAATAAGTTGGGCTATATTCCCGATAAATATAAAGAATATATTATCCCGTTGGTGGAAAATCAAAATTATAATATCAAAATTAATAATTTAAATAATAAAGATTTATTAATTGAAGTTTCTGGCAATATGATGGGGATTGACTCAAATAAAAATTCTAGTTTGAATTATGATTATCAAGATATGAAGGATTATTTATGTGATAATCCTGTGGTTGATGAAAGTAAATTTGAAGGAAGAGAAGAGTCAAATTTTAGCTATAATAATATAGAACATAATTTTTTGAGGACAAGAACTGATATCAGTAGTGAATTTGTTGATATTCAAAGTGATGTTGATTTTGGATTGGAGGCTGCTTAA
- a CDS encoding protein-export chaperone SecB — translation MTNNAKSQFYFDDYRIENINFEMNNDFKNGDVDVDFDADFNLNIYEEENKGLLNIEVKFWENAAKDSYPFELSISIIGVFSSDPSMDKEQFETMCKYNGAAILFPYIRSAITDITKVANLPSLILPTINIRRLIDQ, via the coding sequence ATGACAAATAATGCAAAAAGTCAATTTTATTTTGATGATTATAGAATTGAAAATATTAACTTTGAAATGAATAATGATTTTAAAAATGGAGATGTAGATGTCGATTTTGATGCTGATTTTAATTTAAATATTTATGAGGAAGAAAATAAAGGTTTATTAAATATAGAGGTTAAATTCTGGGAAAATGCTGCTAAAGACAGTTATCCCTTTGAACTAAGCATTAGTATTATAGGTGTATTTTCTTCTGACCCTAGCATGGACAAAGAACAATTTGAGACAATGTGCAAATATAATGGAGCAGCAATTTTATTTCCTTATATAAGATCTGCTATAACAGATATAACTAAAGTAGCTAATCTACCATCATTAATTTTACCTACTATAAACATAAGAAGACTTATAGATCAATAA